One part of the Oenanthe melanoleuca isolate GR-GAL-2019-014 chromosome 26, OMel1.0, whole genome shotgun sequence genome encodes these proteins:
- the KCTD20 gene encoding BTB/POZ domain-containing protein KCTD20, with protein MNGNCAGGTGWVRNLESSCPVENRSVAAHEAEESSVVLGGHSPAVPRTEGLDSECRHSTCPVSPQISGMLSAPEEPHNCHIPDGNKRQLEYFSSQERHGSCALSSSSSSQTVAPEKVTLVVDGTRFAVNPQIFTAHPDTMLGRMFGPGREYNFTRPNEKGEYEIAEGISSAVFRTVLDYYKTGIINCPDGISIPDLRDTCDYLCINFDFNTIKCQDLSALLHELSNDGAHKQFDSYLEELILPIMVDSARKGERECHIVVLTDEDTVDWDEDHPPPMGEEYSQILYSSKLYRFFKYIENRDVAKAVLKERGLKNIRIGIEGYPTCKEKVKRRPGGRSEVIYNYVQRPFIQMSWEKEEGKSRHVDFQCVRSKSLTNLVTVGDDVSEDHEVIMHHPPQVDELDRLNAPFSQMVVNDLPD; from the exons ATGAATGGGAActgtgctgggggcacaggcTGGGTGAGAAATCTGGAGTCCAGTTGTCCTGTGGAAAACAGAAGTGTAGCAGCCCATGAGGCAGAAGAAAGTTCTGTGGTGTTAGGAggtcacagccctgcagttCCCAGGACTGAGG GTTTGGATTCTGAATGCCGACACAGCACCTGCCCAGTAAGTCCCCAGATCAGTGGCATGCTGTCTGCACCTGAAGAGCCTCACAACTGCCATATCCCAGATGGGAATAAGAGACAGCTGGAATATTTCAGTAGCCAGGAACGCCATGGGTCATGTGCATTGTCTTCAAGCAGCAGTTCCCAGACAGTAGCTCCAGAGAAAGTGACCCTGGTGGTGGATGGCACCCGCTTTGCAGTGAACCCCCAGATCTTCACTGCTCACCCTGACACCATGCTGGGAAG AATGTTTGGGCCAGGCAGAGAATACAATTTCACGCGGCCAAACGAGAAGGGCGAGTACGAGATCGCAGAAGGGATCAGCTCGGCCGTGTTCCGCACCGTGCTG GATTATTACAAAACCGGAATCATTAACTGCCCTGATGGGATTTCCATCCCAGACCTTCGAGACACATGTGATTACCTCTGCATAAACTTTGATTTCAACACAATCAAATGTCAAGATTTAA GTGCTCTGTTACACGAGCTCTCCAATGATGGGGCTCACAAGCAGTTTGACAGCTACCTggaggagctgatcctgcccatCATGGTGGACAGCGCCAGGAAGGGGGAGCGCGAGTGTCACATCGTGGTGCTGACCGACGAGGACACCGTGGATTGGGATGAGGATCACCCACCTCCCATGGGAGAGGAGTACTCACAAA TCCTTTACAGTTCCAAGCTGTACAGATTCTTCAAGTACATCGAGAACCGGGACGTGGCCAAGGCCGTGCTGAAGGAGCGGGGCCTGAAGAACATTCGCATTGGCATCGAAG GGTATCCCACCTGCAAGGAGAAGGTGAAGAGGAGGCCTGGTGGCCGCTCTGAGGTGATCTACAACTACGTGCAGCGGCCGTTCATCCAGATGtcctgggagaaggaggagggcAAGAGCCGCCACGTGGATTTCCAGTGCGTCCGCAGCAAGTCCCTGACAAACCTGGTCACGGTGGGGGACGATGTTTCAGAGGACCACGAGGTGATAATGCATCACCCCCCACAAGTGGATGAGCTGGACAGGCTGAACGCCCCCTTCTCCCAGATGGTTGTGAACGATCTGCCGGATTAG